The Hoplias malabaricus isolate fHopMal1 chromosome 9, fHopMal1.hap1, whole genome shotgun sequence genome contains a region encoding:
- the LOC136706630 gene encoding uncharacterized protein, with protein MLTELYWISLFFVSGCTGKIIQLEPLVTAEKGHNVSLSCFHPETQINKVLWYKQTLGKKPLLITSSFYYNLPFDFHNGFDKEKRLNMSRSAGSSNLTISRVEHSDSAVYYCAGSFSNIVSFGSGTVLVIKGQHPDANKYSILQHNVSQLKRPGDSVTLQCTAFTLTCSGEHSVYWLRHGSGESPPGIIYTHGDTNSQCSRSSETDPPTQSCVYKLPKTNLSLSDAGTYYCAVAVCGQILFGNGTKLSIGDEHRGESIHIIMVSLGVLLFISLAINLCLCLICKNNKTSQITPMTSDGTESTVQCNLNNEMSYAALKFTTKSTKVKRVTPQEETVYSGVKRQKKM; from the exons ATGCTCACTGAGCTTTATTGGATATCCCTCTTCTTTGTGT CAGGATGTACTGGAAAAATCATCCAGCTGGAACCTTTGGTGACCGCTGAAAAAGGACATAATGTGTCTTTGTCTTGTTTTCATCCTGAAACCCAGATAAACAAGGTGTTATGGTACAAACAGACATTAGGAAAGAAACCTCTTCTAATCACTTCTTCATTTTACTACAACTTACCCTTTGATTTCCATAATGGCTTTGATAAGGAAAAACGGTTGAATATGTCCAGATCAGCAGGCAGCTCAAACCTGACCATCAGCAGAGTGGAGCACTCAGATTCTGCGGTATATTACTGTGCTGGATCTTTCTCAAACATTGTTAGCTTCGGCTCTGGCACTGTTTTGGTAATCAAAG GACAACATCCAGATGCCAACAAATACTCTATTCTACAGCACAATGTATCACAACTAAAACGTCCTGGAGACTCAgtaactctacagtgtacagcCTTCACCCTGACATGTTCAGGAGAACACAGTGTGTACTGGCTGAGACATGGATCAGGAGAATCTCCTCCAGGAATCATTTACACTCATGGAGACACTAACAGTCAGTGTAGCAGGAGTTCTGAGACTGATCCTcctacacagagctgtgtctacaaactccccaagaccaacctcagtctctctgatgctggaacttactactgtgctgtggctgtgtgtggacagatacTGTTTGGCAACGGAACTAAACTGAGTATAGGTG ATGAACATCGTGGAGAAAGCATACACATCATCATGGTTTCCCTGGGAGTGCTGTTATTTATAAGTTTGGCCATCAACCTCTGTCTATGTTTAATATGCAAAAACAACA AAACATCACAGATTACACCAATGACATCTGATGGCACGGAGTCAACAGTACAG TGCAATTTAAATAATGAGATGAGCTACGCTGCCTTAAAATTCACCACCAAAAGCACAAAAGTGAAGAGAGTGACACCCCAGGAGGAGACAGTATACTCTGGAGTGAAAAGGCAAAAGAAGATGTGA